The genome window AAGACGATACAGCGGAGAATTGAAAACggatttttttagtgttaagATTATGGAAAAGGAAATATTTTTAGTGGAAAAGGACTTGTGTGGATTGATTTTAGGTGTTGAATTGTTGTATTTTAAGGCATAATTATTTGCTAGGCCGCCTGTAGTTGTTTAAATTTTGTGATAGAAACacctataaaattatttctgCTGCATCATGTGGGTTAAcgtagattattttaatttctcctTTGGTAGTTACCATTTGTTTGTTTAAGCGTGATGACATATAAACCAACATTGGTTGCAGTAATAGGCTAATGCAGTATGTATTAAGGTCTGAAGTTTGGTCTGCCTTTTGACATTAGACTACCTGTTGGTATTCATTATCCATGAATGTTTTGTTCTCTAACTCTTAGTTTATTTCTGAACAAGTAGAGAAAGAGTCAACGGAAATTAGGTGTTCATTAGGATGACAACTCATAATGGATGTCCAGCTATTCATTCTGATGAAATTAGATTGATAATTACAGCTCAGTCATTGAATCTAGCTCGTGCTGTTGCTAACCAGATCTGTGAAGATGTTCACCACAAAGAAGAAGATCCAGAAAGACAAGGATGCAGAACCCACTGAGTTTGAGGAGACTGTTGCCCAAGTTAGTTCTTTACTATTCAATCTGGTTTCTTTGGATTCATGGTTTAAACGAATTAAATATGTTGAAATCTAAATGCTTTCTTCTCTGCAGGCATTATTTGATTTGGAAAATACCAGCTCGGAACTGAAAACTGATCTAAAGGATCTCTTCATAAATTCTGCAGTGTATGTACATAATTTTATGTGTGTTCTACAAGAAACTTTTCCATTCTCTTCTCTCAATTTTCTGCTTTTCCTCTGGTGCCAGGTCTATTTGCTAAATTTAAACTTTGCAAATTTTGCAGTCAAATAGATGTTGCTGGAAATCGCAAAGCTATTGTCATTTATGTTCCTTATAGACTAAGGAAGGCTTATCGCAAGATTCATCTTCGTCTTGTTAGAGAGCTGGAGAAAAAGTTTAGTGGGAAGGTAATGTTATTTCAGATTCTTAGTTTTCTACATGTGTAATAGAGGAGGGGGAATATGAAGCTTAGAGCTTGCAACCTCAAGGCTTAAGGTTCAAGTCCATAGAAGGAGGTGCTTAGCATTTGTAGTTCCTAGTCGTGGTTAACATACTATGTCAATCCCAGCTTCAATTCAATACTTGTTTGAATCTGAATTCTGATTCATGTTTCAATTCCTCTGATATTTTGGCAGGATGTTGTTCTGCTTGCTACCCGAAGGATTGTGCGTCCACCCAAGAAAGGCTCTGCTGTTCAGCGCCCCCGCTCCCGCACCCTAACTGCTGTGCATGAAGCCATGCTTGAGGATTTAGTTTATCCTGCTGAGATTGTTGGAAAGCGCACCAGATACAGGATTGATGGATCCAAAATTAGCAAGGTAGCTTTCACACTTTAAGACAAAGGAACAGAAAATTATAGTTGGAATTGTATTCTCTATCACCATAATCTTTGCCCTTCTCAGtaaatctctatttttttgtttgtttgtcagATCTTCTTGGATCCCAAGGAGCGCAATAACACCGAGTACAAGCTGGAGTCATTTGCTGGAGTTTACAGGAAGCTTACAGGGAAAGATGTGGTTTTTGATTTCCCCATCACAGAGGCCTGAAGAGCTGTTgatgagttttgttttgttatttttcaagacTCCAGAGTTTTATAAGTGCAGCACATAGGATAATACTTAAAATTTTGACTCATGAATTTGGTTGAATGTCTTTTTGAATAGGAAATAACTTTCGTCAATGTTTCTTTTGCCATGTACTTAAAGTTCCTCtggatttttcttatgaaaactCTCGTGGATTGATGGCTGTATAGCGTGCCACCTTCATTGAAGTAATTTGGTTTTCCCATATCTGCTGCTGGTGAAAATTTGTGAGGGTGATTTCATGTGACATGTCTTTTAGATGCATCTTGGTTTTGTAGAACTAGTATTGGGGATTTAGTGGATTTGTGAATGCATGCTGATTCCATATTTAGTCACTGGCTGCCTATGATTCAAATTTGATGATGACGATGTAACATTAAACTTGAAGTTACCCGTGGACGGGTTACATGCGATATTCGAAGACAACTTtcgatataataatattaacaaaggTATCAGAACACTGGAACAAGACTCAAAACTAGAGTCCCGGggttattcaattttttaatgttttgccCGCACactaaaatgattattatttttaaaagc of Populus trichocarpa isolate Nisqually-1 chromosome 16, P.trichocarpa_v4.1, whole genome shotgun sequence contains these proteins:
- the LOC7468815 gene encoding 40S ribosomal protein S7; amino-acid sequence: MFTTKKKIQKDKDAEPTEFEETVAQALFDLENTSSELKTDLKDLFINSAVQIDVAGNRKAIVIYVPYRLRKAYRKIHLRLVRELEKKFSGKDVVLLATRRIVRPPKKGSAVQRPRSRTLTAVHEAMLEDLVYPAEIVGKRTRYRIDGSKISKIFLDPKERNNTEYKLESFAGVYRKLTGKDVVFDFPITEA